One region of Salvia miltiorrhiza cultivar Shanhuang (shh) chromosome 3, IMPLAD_Smil_shh, whole genome shotgun sequence genomic DNA includes:
- the LOC131017848 gene encoding uncharacterized protein LOC131017848 encodes MDQRRVIGKGPVFSSSPARGAPGQGRDDYYLHRDQGPSSYNENSYYEQGEEARRYMNHEMDGPSRFENLENCRAELLRKLDELKDHLTRSCEVTEKPGHRMGTDMIVNDPYPRNRAAYLQEALPTSHGVYQQPLALDEKAHHPHIGLGPGYVPFADRDAHFRRGYQHEGSSYANTYQQEMPQGPYGHPQSKYLHQPYHDRRHGYGGSLNHLDENFIHSPTCSCVHCFDKDWDLPPHVLSNPNYHHHTYPVGHGPQGYRPGGFNSHSSHSQPSITPNSTDLDFENNGIHQSRPRKMEEARRDVHMMHPVAGGAPFIACTSCFESLRLPINHISLAKRQQKLKCGACSSIILFELGNKALAAPVPASFDHVATETDDCSSLAADRDVGYDQGGSNLADKYACSDSNDDSVPKVSLADKKSNSDEYEKQLDSLSSVSSLSKDQQMPDTLPSEKHDSSTAELHIEEEVESLPHPILSTEEPPDHCSADNAVDQHDNENKGTKSGFDRNVSWQNSGRDSAVSTEIESKEFPKSCISQDTWEESKEQHLRDDKGAESSSSGLANSRSRDFRKWEPNAELGTSQVFVNGRLIPENLVQKAELLAGPIQSGEYWYDIRAGFWGVMGFPCLGIIMPNIEEFNYPMPEKCAAGNTGVFVNGRELHQKDLDLLAGRGLPILSGRAYLVKISGEVVDEETGEELDSIGKLAPTVERAKHGFGMKVPRFIARYQS; translated from the exons ATGGACCAAAGGCGTGTGATTGGTAAGGGGCCAGTGTTTTCTTCTTCGCCTGCCAGAGGAGCTCCTGGACAGGGGAGAGACGATTATTATCTCCATCGTGATCAAGGGCCGTCTAGTTACAACGAGAACTCTTATTATGAGCAGGGTGAGGAGGCAAGAAGATATATGAATCATGAAATGGATGGGCCATCCAGGTTTGAGAATCTGGAGAATTGTCGGGCTGAGCTCCTACGGAAACTTGATGAGTTGAAGGATCATCTTACTCGGTCTTGTGAAGTGACAGAGAAACCCGGGCACAGGATGGGTACTGACATGATCGTAAATGATCCTTATCCCAGAAATCGTGCTGCTTATCTTCAAGAAGCGTTGCCTACTTCACATGGTGTATACCAGCAACCCCTTGCTTTGGATGAGAAAGCACACCACCCTCATATAGGTCTAGGACCTGGATATGTTCCTTTTGCCGATAGGGATGCACATTTTCGTAGAGGATACCAACATGAAGGCTCGTCGTATGCTAATACTTATCAGCAGGAAATGCCCCAGGGGCCGTATGGCCACCCACAATCTAAATACTTGCATCAGCCCTATCATGACCGTCGCCATGGTTATGGTGGCAGTCTGAATCATCTAGATGAAAACTTCATTCACAGTCCGACCTGCTCTTGCGTGCATTGTTTTGATAAGGATTGGGATTTACCTCCGCATGTACTATCGAATCCCAACTATCATCATCATACGTATCCTGTTGGGCACGGGCCACAGGGTTATCGTCCTGGAGGCTTCAACTCGCATAGTTCTCATTCCCAGCCATCTATAACACCGAATTCCACGGATCTTGATTTTGAAAACAATGGAATTCATCAGAGTCGTCCTAGAAAGATGGAGGAAGCTCGTAGGGATGTGCATATGATGCATCCTGTTGCAGGTGGTGCTCCTTTCATAGCGTGCACCAGTTGCTTTGAATCGCTGAGGCTTCCAATAAATCACATTTCACTGGCGAAAAGGCAACAGAAGCTAAAATGTGGGGCCTGTTCTTCAATAATCTTGTTTGAACTCGGGAACAAGGCTTTGGCTGCGCCAGTTCCTGCAAGTTTTGACCATGTAGCGACTGAGACAGATGATTGTTCTAGTTTGGCAGCAGATAGAGATGTCGGTTACGACCAGGGTGGTTCGAATTTAGCTGATAAGTATGCTTGCTCCGATTCAAATGATGATTCCGTTCCCAAGGTTTCTCTAGCAGACAAGAAGTCAAATTCTGATGAGTATGAGAAGCAGTTAGATTCGCTTTCTTCAGTTTCGAGTCTCTCCAAGGATCAGCAAATGCCAGATACTCTTCCATCTGAAAAACATGATTCCTCAACTGCAGAACTACATATAGAAGAAGAAGTCGAGTCACTCCCGCATCCTATTTTGTCTACTGAGGAACCCCCTGATCATTGTTCAGCTGATAATGCAGTCGACCAACATGACAATGAGAATAAAGGTACAAAATCTGGGTTCGACCGCAATGTCTCTTGGCAGAATTCTGGAAGAGACTCGGCTGTGTCAACTGAAATCGAGTCAAAAGAATTTCCGAAGAGCTGTATATCACAGGACACTTGGGAAGAAAGTAAAGAACAGCACTTAAGGGACGACAAAGGTGCAGAGTCTTCATCTTCAGGTCTTGCCAACAGTAGATCTCGAGACTTTAGAAAATGGGAACCAAATGCAGAACTCGGTACATCACAAGTTTTTGTGAATGGACGCTTGATACCAGAAAATCTCGTTCAGAAGGCTGAACTGTTGGCTGGACCAATTCAATCTGGAGAGTACTG GTATGATATACGTGCTGGATTTTGGGGTGTGATGGGCTTTCCTTGCCTGGGCATCATCATG CCAAATATTGAGGAATTCAATTATCCGATGCCGGAGAAGTGTGCTGCTGGAAACACGGGGGTTTTTGTGAATGGCCGGGAACTTCACCAGAAGGATTTGGACTTACTTGCTGGTAGAGGTCTTCCAATTTTAAGTGGCAGAGCTTATCTTGTCAAGATTTCTGGAGAAGTGGTTGACGAGGAAACCGGGGAAGAGCTAGACAGCATAGGCAAACTTGCCCCTAC CGTGGAGAGGGCGAAGCACGGGTTTGGCATGAAAGTTCCAAGATTCATCGCCCGATACCAGAGCTAG
- the LOC131018469 gene encoding uncharacterized protein LOC131018469, translating to MKDQRRFRDILLKCKAEGFPDLSEEETQILKDSLISHKDIKEEEHVSIADVKRRIQKCYHEDHLDMRNIIQEQLDLKLIEPGNSPYSSPGFLVQKFPEDLKEKKQLQSFLGVVNFVGMFIKNLAEHRKIFSPLLKKDVPFIWKEGHREGMKKLKEICKNLPKLSIPQDEDELRE from the exons atgaaggatcaacggagattcagAGATATTCTGCTCAAATGCAAAGCCGAGGGATttccagatctctccgaggaagaaacacAGATCCTCAAAGATTCCTTGATATCACATAAAGATATTAAGGAAGAAGAACATGTGTCCAtagccgatgtcaaaagaagaATCCAGAAGTGCTATCACGAGGATcatttg GATATGCGGAACATAATCCAGGAACAGCTTGATTTAAAGTTGATCGAACCAGGGAATTCaccttacagcagtcctggatttctg gttCAGAAATTCCCAGaagatctcaaggaaaagaagcagctccaaagttttctggGGGTTGTTAACTTTGTAgggatgttcatcaaaaaccttgcagagcATAGGAAAATCTTCAGCCCACtcctgaagaaagatgttccattcatatggaaggaggggCATCGCGAGGGCATGAAAAAgctaaaagagatttgcaaaaatctcccaaagctttcaataccGCAAGATGAGGACGAACtacgcgagtga